In Spirochaetota bacterium, the genomic window GCGGAACGGCGAAGGATGGAACGATCGTCATCCAGTGCGACGACACCGAACGCGTCATCGCCGCGCTCGCGCGCGAGGGATTCGAGGCCAGGCGCGCGGGCGGTTGATCATCATGAAACACCGCGAACCGGGCCCTATTCCGTCACTGTAATAAAATTAAATAGGGTGTGAATTAAATTTCGGGGAATAGTCTGTCATTGCGAGTCCCGGCCTTATCGGGGCGTGGCAATCTCTTTTACTACAAAGCTTTTTTGATAAACTTCCTGCCTTTTTAAGATCGCCGCGTCGCTGCGCTCCTTGCGATGACAGTTTTCACCCCGAATTTTAATTCTCACCCATTAAATAAATGTTATTTTTTACATATAGTCGTTGACAAACCGGATGTTGAATATAAGGTGACTGTAACGGATAAAGCACCCTAAACTCCTCGCGTATCTCTCCCTCGTTAATTCCAGGCGGATTTCAAAGGGCGGTTTTAAGGGCTGATCTGAACGGGTTTTCCCGTATATTACATTTAGGAGTATGCTTACTATGGCACAGGGTACAGTAAAGTGGTTTAACGACCAGAAGGGTTTTGGATTCATCACCGCCAGTGACGGACGCGAGGTGTTCGTGCATCACACGGCCATCATCGCCGAAGGTTTCAAAACGCTTCCGGAAGGCGCAGAGGTACAGTTTGAGATAGAGAAAGGCGAGAAGGGCCCCAGGGCCGCTCGGGTTTCCGTTATATAACTTATTTCCTACACCTGAAACCAAGAACCGGTGGCGAAAGCCGCCGGTTTTTTTATATGCATGATGTATTTTTCAGCGGTAACAATTTCGCCGCCATCCGGTCACAGCTTATAAAGATATACTGTACTACTCCCGTTCTGATTCCATTCCATATAAGGAAGGCAACCAATGTTATCAGGAAAAGACCTGACTTTGACCCGGAAATCCCTGCTCCGGACCGCCGCGGCGGCTGCGGCATGCACGATAGCCGGAGATCTGCCTGTAATGGCCCGGGAGCATAAGCCCTTAAAAAGTACGAGCGTAAAGAAAGCTGCGGTCATCTGGTACAGCCAGGCCGGGAATACCCGCCGGTACGGGGAATGCGCCGCGCGCGTACTGTCCGGAAAAGGCATCGCGGTCATCGCCTCCGATTACCGTGACTTCGATGCCGACGGCATAGATGCGTACGACCTCATCGTGGTTGGCTCCCCGGTGTTTTATTACGACGTACCCGGCAATTTTAAAAAGTGGCTTTCTTCGCTGAAGCCGATCGACGGCACACCGGTCGCCGGTTTCGTGAGCTTCGGCGGCGAAGGCGGCAACCAGCACAACACCGTCTGCACCCTCCTCGACCTCATGGCTGAAAAAGGCGGCGTACCCGTGGGCATGGGACTCTTCGGCAACATGTCGACCTACCCGCCCACCTGGTCCATGGGCATGGAGGAGCGTATTTTAAAGTATCGTCACCTGCCGGACGAGCGAACCTTCAGAAAGGTCAAGGAATTCACGGTGTCAGCGCTCGAAAATGTCGGCAACAACCGTCCGACTGACTACCGGCGGAAATTCGACTTCAGGGAGGCGATAAAGGGCGGCTTCTCTATCTTCTGGGGCGCCCGGCTTCTCACAGGCACTCACCGCATCGACCGAAAGGCCTGCATCCAGTGCGGCACCTGCACCGAGAAATGCCCCACCGGCACGATCCGGTATGCGAGCTATACCGTAACATCGGGCACCTGCATCTACTGTTACGGGTGCGTGAACAACTGCCCGGCCGGCGCGATCGACATGACCTATATGGGGAAAAAACTGTCCGGCTTCAACGAATTCACGAAGAAGCACGGGATCACGCTGAACAATCCCTTCTGAGTCGGGTCACTGTGCCGCTCGATCGGCCTTCCAGCGCGCGAACGCGGCGATGGCGTCGCTCGGCACCCGGGTCGCCCACCCGTTCGTGAGCCGGTGGAAGAAGTAGAGGAGCCTGGCCATCACCCCCGGAATGATGAGGAACTTTCCGCGGCGGACCCCCTTCACCGTTGCCCGGGCTACGATCTCCGGAGTGAGAAGCCCCGCGAACGATTTCACCATGCGCGTTTCGGGGGGGATGGTCGCCGTTTCCCACTTGAGGAAGGGGGTTTCGACCTCAGGCGGGCACACCACCGAAACGGCTATGCGGTAGCGTTTAATCTCGGCTCGCAGGCATTCGGCCAGGCCCACCACCGCGTATTTACTGGCCGCGTAGGCCGTGTACCCGTACATGCCGATAAGCCCCGCCTCGGACGATACGAGCACCATGTGCCCGCCCCTGGCCTTCATGTGCGGAAGGGCCGCCGCGACCGTTTCGCGCACACCGTACACGTTGGTCTTCATGATGGCGTCGAATGTTTTCGCGGAGATGTTCTCGAAGGTATCGGCGGCGCCGATGCCCGCGCTCGCTATGAGCACATCGGGGACTCCGAAGGATTTCACCGCGCGATCGATCTTGCCGCGAACGTCGTGCGGGCTCGTTACGTCCATCCGTACGGTCCCGATCGCCTGCGCCTGGTTACGCCGCCGTTTTTCAATCTGCGCGACGGCGCGCTTCATCTTCTTCTCGTCGCGGGCGAAGATGACGATGTGCGCTCCGTGCTCAAAAAGAAGTTCGGCCGTGGCCAGCCCGATTCCGCTGGACCCCCCGGTGATGAAGACCATTCTGTTCGCAAAATTTTTCATGCCGTGCTCCTTCGTTCTCATTCACTTGCCTGCGCGGCGCGCTGCCGGCGGGCATTCGCGTCAATCAGCGGCGCTGAATATGCGCACGGCATGGGTCATCCATTGTTTGAACGCCTTGGCGTTCCATTCGCGCGGATAGCGAAGGTAATGGGCATATACCTTTTTACCTGCCGCGGTGGCCTTGTTGAGCTTGAGTAGAAGGCCAGGGTGGGATATGCCGTTTATGAGTGTCTTCAACATGGTCTTCGGATCCGGGGCGAAGAATATTCCGTTTATTGACGGCGTGAGCATCTCGCCGCTCATGATGTCCTTTCGAATCAAAAAGGCAATCTCCTCGTGCGAAAGGTTCTGCAAGATGTCTTTCAGCGCGCCGAGAGCCGCGAGGTTCGCCCCGCGTCCAGATTCGACAAACCAGCGGCGGTTATAGGCCCAGAGCGACCCGATACCCGCGTCGCCCTTCGCCGAAGCCTCCGCGATCGTCCGCGCGGCGAGCATCGCTCCGACCAGGCCCGCCCCTACGCCGCAGCCGGTGGTGGGAACCACCTGGCCCGCCGCGTCCCCGACCGCCAGGAAGCCAGAGGCAACAAGCGACCACGGCGAGCGCCCCACCAGTACGCGTCCCCCGCCCTTGCGGAGCTCACGCGCCGTGATTGCCGGGTACGATGCGATGATCTGCTTTATGATCGCTATCGGATCGACCCTTCCCGGCTCGTCCTTTACGCCGCCGCCGACGTCGATCGTTTCGTCATCGTGAAAGTGGGTCCAGAAGTATCCCTTGTGCGCGCCGTAGCGGTAATGGTCCGGGATTCCGCCGGGAGGGAGCATTTTCCTGTCGAGCGTGCGTACCGTTCTGCACGCGTAGGCGAGTTCGCCCGCCTCGAACGGCCGCTCCACGGCCCCGAACGCCGAAAGGACCGTGCGCAGCGCCGAGACCATGCCGGTCGCGTCGACCGTCACATCGGCACGGACGTCGACTGACTTCGCTAACTTCAGGTCCTTTAGCCGCAGTCCCTCGACCCGGATGATCCCGAGCCCGCCGGTCGTCTGCCCCAGGAGCCCGACGGCCTCGTGTTCGAAGCGCATCACGGCCCCGGCCTTTTCGGCCCCGGCGCGGAGCATATCATCGAGCGCGATTCTGTCGGTGAGGATATAGCCAAACTCGACGTCAGCGGCCGTTTTACAGGAGAGGTCGGGCGCCCAGATCTGCAGGGGGTTGACGACGTGCTTCTCGAAAAGGCCCTTGCCCGATGGATTTTTCTTTACCAGCTTTCCCCGGTAAATCCCGGCCTCGGCCACGGGCATGTCGAAGCCCGCGTCACGAAGCGCGCTGTATTCGATCGCGTCGGACCAGTCGTGGGCCTTCGCGCTTCTTTTTCGCTTCTCATACACCGTAACCCTTATCCCCTGGAGTGCGAGTTCGCGCGCCAGCAAAAGCCCGGCGGGACCCGCCCCGGCGATCACGACCGAAAAGGCCTTCTTCTTCATCGGTATCTCCCCATTCTTATAACGGCGGTACTCGGTGCGGTCATCCCGGACGCAGCACGCGCCGCGCGCACCTGTTCGGCCCGTGCGGCACCCCGACCACCCACTATTTCATAGAGTAAAACGCGTGCGTGTCAATCACAACCGGAACATAGAGCGAATAAATTCGCCGCCGCGCAATCCGGGAGTGTGAATAAAATCCGGGTGAAATGTGCTGTTATCGCGAGGAGGCCGCAGGCCGACGTGGCGATCTCATAAAACCTGAAAACGCAATCATGGAATAACGGGTTTTACGGGATAGCCACGCCCGGGAGAGACCGGGGCTCACAATGTACTGTGTAACCCCGAACATTAATTCATTCCCCGCACCGAAACCGCGCTCCAGAAAATTTTATTGACTACTATATGCGCGTTTAGTATATTGTACCCGTCGGCACATGGACTACAGCGGAAACGCCGCCGATACCATACCCGCCGACCGCGAATATACTCGGGGCTCGCCATGGCCAAACTACGCATCGGAACATCAGGCTACGATTATCTCGACTGGAGGGAGAGCTTCTATCCCGCCGGGACGGACCGGCGCGACTTTCTCGCGTTTTACGGCACGCGCTTTTCGACCCTCGAACTGAATTTCAGCTATTACCGGATTCCAGAAGCGAAACAACTCGCCGGCATGCTGGCGAAAAGCGGAACCGATCTGGATTTCTCCATAAAGGCCCACGAGTCGCTCACCCACCGGGTCGACCCGGCAACCTGGAAGGACTCGCTTGCGGCCTACCGCAAAGGCATCGAGCCGCTTGCCGAATCGGGACGCCTCGCCGCGGTGCTGCTGCAGTTTCCGTTCAGCTTCCACTACACGCCCGACAACCGCCGCTATCTCGACCGGCTGCTCGCGGCGATGGGGGGCCTGCCGCTCGTCGTCGAATTCCGCACGGCGGAATGGCAGAACAACCGGGTCTTCGACGCCCTGCGCAAGCGCTCCGTCGCCGTGTGCTCGGTTGACGAGCCGCGCCTCAAGGGCCTGCCGCCGCCGCTTGACATCGTCACCGCGCCGCTCGCCTACGTGCGCTTCCACGGACGCAACGACGCGGCATGGTGGGGATCGGACGCGGCGGCGCGCTTCGACTACCTCTACGGCGCCGGGGAACTCCGGGGCTGGATGGACCGCATCATGGGAATGATGGCCTCGGCGGAGAAGGTGCGCGTCTATTTTAACAATCACCGGCGCGGCCAGGCCCCGGCGAACGCAATGCTCCTCAAACAGCTCTTCGCCGGCGATGGAATCGACGCGCACTGAACGCGCGGGGAAAAGCATGGAACGCCAGGTGGTCCATCTCAACATAGCGCACTTCATGGCGGCGGTGGAGGAGCTCCTCGATCCCTCGCTCCGGGGGCGTCCGTTCGTCGTCGCGCCGCACGCGGCCGAGCGCGCCGTCGCCGTCGAGGTCTCCCGCACGGCCTTCAGCGAAGGGCTGCGGCGGGGCGTGCCGGTCGAGCATATACGGCGAACGATGCCCGGCGTGCGCGTGCTTCCCGTCCGCGAGGCGGTCTACCGGAAGGCGGGCGCGGCGCTTTGCGAAATCGCCGCGGGCTTCTCGCCGCTTTTCGAAAGCCCCGGCGGCGGGCACCTGTTCATCGACATCACCGGAACGCGCCTGCTTTTCGGGCACCCGGTCGACTGCGCGGCGCGCCTGCGCGAGGAGGCGGTCCGGCGCGCGGGCCTTCGTCCCGTCGCCGGGCTCTCCGTCAACCGCCTCGTCTCGAAGATCGGCACCAGGGTCGTCAAGCCGGACGGCTTCGTGGTCATCGCGCCCGGCGACGAGCGGGGCTTTTTGCGCCACCAGGAGGTTTCGCTGGTGCCGGGGGTCGGCGCGAAGCTCCTCGAGCGCCTCGGCCTCCTCGGCATCCGCGAAATCGGCGAGCTCGCCGATCTTTCCGACACCGACGCCGCGGCCTTCCTGGGACGGCACGGGGCGCTGCTCCGTGACCGTGCGCGCGGCATTGACACGTCCCGGCCCTCCGCTCATCCGCCGGGCGGCCGGAGCATCCGGACGTCCCACCTGTTCGACACCGACACCAACGACACGGCCGGGATCGAGGCGGCGCTGCGCGGTATCGTCGAGGACGCCGGGGTGCTCCTGCGCTCCGACGGTCTCGCCGCGCGCAGGGTCGAGGTGATCCTCTCCTACAGCGACCGGCTCCGCGCACAGGGGGCCGCGTCGCTTCCCTCGCCCTCGTGGCGCGACGCGGAGCTCTTCGTGGCGGCCCGCGCGGCGCTTCACCGCGGAATGGCGCGCAGGGTCCGCGTGCGGCGCGTCTCCGTCGTCCTTTCGCAGCTCAGGCCCGAGGCGCGCCAGGCCGAGCTCTTCAGCCCGCCCGAGACACTGAAAGGCGAGGCGCTCCAGGGCGCGATCGATTCCATTCGCCGCCGCTACGGACGCGAGGCCGTGCTCACCGCCTCGGCGATGCGCGCCCGCACCTGAGGAGCGGCCGTGTTCACCCATCTGCAGACGCATTCATGCTATTCACTGCTTTACGGCGTTCGCCGGGTGGACGAGATTGTCGACGCCGCGGCGGCCATGGGGTTTTACGCCCTCGCGCTCACCGACATCAACAATCTCTACGGCATGCACGACTTCACGGAGGCGTGCCGAAAGCGCGGACTCCGCCCCATCATCGGCGCCGAGCTTCGTACCGCCGACGACCGGGCGGTCGTCCTGGCGCGAAACAGGGAGGGGTTCTCGCGCCTCACGCGCCTCATAAGCGCACGGATGCGCAACGCGGACTTCAGCCTGCCCGCGGGGCTTTCGGAAGGTTCAGACGGCCTCCTGGTGCTCACCGACACGCCGCGGCTCCTCGCGCGCCTCTGCGGCCGCGTCGAAGAGCTGTATGCCATGGTCACGCCGCACTCCCGGCGCGCGGAGCGTGAGGCCCGCCGGCGCGGCATCCCGCTCGCCGCCTGCGGCGACGCGTCCTTCCTTTCGGAGGACGATCATCACGTCCACCGCGTGCTGCGCGCCATCGCCGCGCGCGGCCCCCTTTCATCGGTGAGGGACGAAGACTGCGCGCGTTCCGGCTCCCTGCTCTTCGGTCCGGACGAGGCCGATCGCCTCTTTGACGGGCTTCCCGAGGCGATCGGGAACACCGAAAAAATCGCCGCACTCTGTACGTTTGACGGAAGTTTCGAAGGCTTCGTATTCCCGCCCGTGCTCCCGGGCACGGGCGAGCCCATCAAGGCCCTGCGTCGTGCGGCCCTCGATGGAGCGGAGCGGCGCTACGGCGAGCTCTCCGAGAGCGTGATGGAACGCCTCGAATACGAGCTCTCGATCATCGAGGGCAAGGGCTTCTCGTCCTACTTCCTGGCCGTAGCCGCGATCGTCGCGCGCTCCTCGCTCACCTGCGGGCGCGGAAGCGCGGCCGCGAGCATCGTCGCCTACAGCCTCGGCATCACCAACGTCGATCCGCTGCGCCACCACCTCTATTTCGAGCGTTTCCTCAACCCCGAGCGGCTCGACCCGCCCGACATCGACGTCGACTTCGCCTGGGACGAGCGCGACGCGCTGATCGAATCGGTCTTCCGCGAGTACGGGGCCGGACGCAGTGCGCGCGTCAGCACCATGGCGCATTTCCAGGGACGCTCGGCCCTGCGCGAGACCGCCCGTGCGTACGGCATCCCCGAAGGGGAGATCGGCGCCGTCGAGCGCCGTCTCGCCGCGCCGCGCGCCTCCGGCGCCGCCACGGGCGGCGGGCGGACCTGGGACGAGATCATGCGCGTCGCCCGCCGCATCACGGGTCTCCCGCGCCATCTGGGCGTTCACGTCGGCGGCATCGTCCTAACGCCCGGGCCGGTCGAGGACCTCGCGCCGGTCGAAACGGCGAACGACGGCTCCACCCTACTCGCCTGGGACAAGGACGGAACCGAGAAGGCCGGCCTGGTGAAGATCGACCTGCTGGGCAACCGCTCGCTCGCGGTGGTGCGCGACGCGCTTCTCAACCTGCACGGAAACGGAATTGACATTGACCCCCTTACCTGGGACCCGCTGAACGACACCGCCACGCAGGCACTCCTCGCGCGGGGGGACAGCATCGGCGTTTTCTACGTCGAATCGCCGGCCATGCGCCAGCTCCAGAAAAAGACGGGGCGCGGCGATTTTGAGCACCTGGTGATCCACTCCTCGATAATCCGCCCGGCGGCGAACCGCTTCATCGCCGAATACGTCAGCCGGCTCAGGGGAAAGGAATACGCGCCGCTCCATCCCCGGCTCGACCGCATCCTCGCCGAGACCTACGGCATTATGTGCTACCAGGAGGACGTCTCGAAGGTCGCGGTGGCGCTGGCCGGATTTTCCGACGCCGACGCCGACGGGCTTCGCAAAATCCTCACCAAAAAAAACCGTGGAGAGCACCTCGCCGCGTACCGGGAGCGCTTCTACAAAGGGGCGCTTCAGAACGGCGTGGAGGCCGGCGCCGTCGACGAGATATGGTCGATGATCCGCTCCTTCGACGGCTACTCCTTCTGCAAGGCCCATTCGGCCTCGTACGCCATGGTTTCGTTCCAGTCGGCGTACCTGAAAACCCATCACCCGGCGGAGTTCATGGCCGCGGTGCTTTCCAATGGCGGCGGCTATTATTCGAGCGGCGCCTACGTAAACGAGGCGTGCAGGATGGGGCTCTCCGTTCTCCATCCGGACGTCAACGCGAGCGCTTTACGCTACCACGGGCGCGGCCGCGAAATCCGCGTGGGCCTCATGGCGGTCGGAGGCCTCGGCTCCGCAACGCTCCGGTCGATCCTTCAGACGCGCGGGAAAGCCGGTCCCTTCGGTTCGCCGGACGACTTCGTCGCGCGCGTCTCGACGGGTGAAAGCGAGATCGTCGCGCTCGTCGGCGCCGGGGCCTTCGACGGCCTGTTCGGCGGCGTGCGGCGCAGCCTCCAGCTTCGGACGCTCCTGCGGCTTTATGCCTCCCGTGAGGAGACGTGTCAGGACGACCATACGCCGGTTTTGTTCCCGGCCGAAAAGCCCCTTCGTCCTTCCCTCCGCCCGGCTGCGCCCTCCACGGAAGACCTGCGCGAGGAATTCCGCAGACTGGGATTCATGTGCGACCATCATCCGCTCGAGCTCTGGAAAGAGGCGCTCGGCCGGATTCCCCGCGCGATGGGACGCGAGCTTCCCGGACTGATCGGAACGAAGGTGAGGCTTGCGGGGTGGCCGGTGACGAGAAAGGAGATACTGACAGCGCGCGGGGACGCGATGGAGTTCGTGAGCTTCGAGGATGAAACGGCGATCTACGAAACGGTCCTCTTCCCCGACGAGTACCGCGCGTTCTCGCACGTGCTGAACGATCTTCGTCCCTATGTCATTGAGGGTACCGTCGAAAGCGACCGGGGGGCCGTGAGCCTGACAGTGATGAGGGTTCGTCCCCTGCCCGGTGCGAAGGTACCGGGCCCGACACGGCGGGAGCCGTGGCGCTGGGACACGGCACGGCATCATTCGCCGCCGGGGAGCGGGTGAGGGTATCTTCGGAGAATGCGCTCATGCGCACGATGCTGGGGCGTACGTGGCCGCTTGAACCCGCGAAAAGCCCGGGCGCGGCAGTTCAGTTTTCCCTTTCCCGCCCCGTGCGTCGCGAGAGTATCAGGTTGATCGATTGAAGCAGGCCCGTCCATTCGTGATCGGCCATATCGGCGAAGTTATGTGAAAGGAATTTCCAGTCCGGTTCCTTTCCGTGGCGTGCAAAGAGCGTTTCGAACTCCATTTTGCGCGTCGTCGTTTTCCCCATCGTATCCCTCCTAAATGACCTCTCGTGCGGAAAAAATAATTGCAGGGCACGATACGGTCGAGTACTTTTCTTCACGCCATGCACGATATACTGTCCTATCGGTTTCCGGAAGCGGACCGGCGCATCAACAACCCCTATCTCGTCGAATTGCGCGCCCTTGTCGAAGGAATCAGGGAATCCGGGGGCGACGGGAGCGAGCTCCTGAAATACCGTGCCGAGCTCACCGCGCGCTACGCCTTTTCCGTCCCTACCATCGGCGTCCTCGAGATGATATCTTTCCATTCGCCGCTGGTCGAGATCGGAGCCGGAAGCGGTTACTGGGCCAGGTGCCTTGCACAACTCGGCGCGGACGTCGTAGCCTACGACCGCCTGCCGCCCGACGACTCCCTGCCATGGCCGCACGGCCCCTGGGACGAGATGAACTACTGGTTCGATTCGGAGTGGTATC contains:
- a CDS encoding cold shock domain-containing protein, yielding MAQGTVKWFNDQKGFGFITASDGREVFVHHTAIIAEGFKTLPEGAEVQFEIEKGEKGPRAARVSVI
- a CDS encoding 4Fe-4S binding protein; translated protein: MLSGKDLTLTRKSLLRTAAAAAACTIAGDLPVMAREHKPLKSTSVKKAAVIWYSQAGNTRRYGECAARVLSGKGIAVIASDYRDFDADGIDAYDLIVVGSPVFYYDVPGNFKKWLSSLKPIDGTPVAGFVSFGGEGGNQHNTVCTLLDLMAEKGGVPVGMGLFGNMSTYPPTWSMGMEERILKYRHLPDERTFRKVKEFTVSALENVGNNRPTDYRRKFDFREAIKGGFSIFWGARLLTGTHRIDRKACIQCGTCTEKCPTGTIRYASYTVTSGTCIYCYGCVNNCPAGAIDMTYMGKKLSGFNEFTKKHGITLNNPF
- a CDS encoding SDR family oxidoreductase, with amino-acid sequence MKNFANRMVFITGGSSGIGLATAELLFEHGAHIVIFARDEKKMKRAVAQIEKRRRNQAQAIGTVRMDVTSPHDVRGKIDRAVKSFGVPDVLIASAGIGAADTFENISAKTFDAIMKTNVYGVRETVAAALPHMKARGGHMVLVSSEAGLIGMYGYTAYAASKYAVVGLAECLRAEIKRYRIAVSVVCPPEVETPFLKWETATIPPETRMVKSFAGLLTPEIVARATVKGVRRGKFLIIPGVMARLLYFFHRLTNGWATRVPSDAIAAFARWKADRAAQ
- a CDS encoding NAD(P)/FAD-dependent oxidoreductase; translated protein: MKKKAFSVVIAGAGPAGLLLARELALQGIRVTVYEKRKRSAKAHDWSDAIEYSALRDAGFDMPVAEAGIYRGKLVKKNPSGKGLFEKHVVNPLQIWAPDLSCKTAADVEFGYILTDRIALDDMLRAGAEKAGAVMRFEHEAVGLLGQTTGGLGIIRVEGLRLKDLKLAKSVDVRADVTVDATGMVSALRTVLSAFGAVERPFEAGELAYACRTVRTLDRKMLPPGGIPDHYRYGAHKGYFWTHFHDDETIDVGGGVKDEPGRVDPIAIIKQIIASYPAITARELRKGGGRVLVGRSPWSLVASGFLAVGDAAGQVVPTTGCGVGAGLVGAMLAARTIAEASAKGDAGIGSLWAYNRRWFVESGRGANLAALGALKDILQNLSHEEIAFLIRKDIMSGEMLTPSINGIFFAPDPKTMLKTLINGISHPGLLLKLNKATAAGKKVYAHYLRYPREWNAKAFKQWMTHAVRIFSAAD
- a CDS encoding DUF72 domain-containing protein, whose translation is MAKLRIGTSGYDYLDWRESFYPAGTDRRDFLAFYGTRFSTLELNFSYYRIPEAKQLAGMLAKSGTDLDFSIKAHESLTHRVDPATWKDSLAAYRKGIEPLAESGRLAAVLLQFPFSFHYTPDNRRYLDRLLAAMGGLPLVVEFRTAEWQNNRVFDALRKRSVAVCSVDEPRLKGLPPPLDIVTAPLAYVRFHGRNDAAWWGSDAAARFDYLYGAGELRGWMDRIMGMMASAEKVRVYFNNHRRGQAPANAMLLKQLFAGDGIDAH
- a CDS encoding DNA polymerase III subunit alpha, yielding MFTHLQTHSCYSLLYGVRRVDEIVDAAAAMGFYALALTDINNLYGMHDFTEACRKRGLRPIIGAELRTADDRAVVLARNREGFSRLTRLISARMRNADFSLPAGLSEGSDGLLVLTDTPRLLARLCGRVEELYAMVTPHSRRAEREARRRGIPLAACGDASFLSEDDHHVHRVLRAIAARGPLSSVRDEDCARSGSLLFGPDEADRLFDGLPEAIGNTEKIAALCTFDGSFEGFVFPPVLPGTGEPIKALRRAALDGAERRYGELSESVMERLEYELSIIEGKGFSSYFLAVAAIVARSSLTCGRGSAAASIVAYSLGITNVDPLRHHLYFERFLNPERLDPPDIDVDFAWDERDALIESVFREYGAGRSARVSTMAHFQGRSALRETARAYGIPEGEIGAVERRLAAPRASGAATGGGRTWDEIMRVARRITGLPRHLGVHVGGIVLTPGPVEDLAPVETANDGSTLLAWDKDGTEKAGLVKIDLLGNRSLAVVRDALLNLHGNGIDIDPLTWDPLNDTATQALLARGDSIGVFYVESPAMRQLQKKTGRGDFEHLVIHSSIIRPAANRFIAEYVSRLRGKEYAPLHPRLDRILAETYGIMCYQEDVSKVAVALAGFSDADADGLRKILTKKNRGEHLAAYRERFYKGALQNGVEAGAVDEIWSMIRSFDGYSFCKAHSASYAMVSFQSAYLKTHHPAEFMAAVLSNGGGYYSSGAYVNEACRMGLSVLHPDVNASALRYHGRGREIRVGLMAVGGLGSATLRSILQTRGKAGPFGSPDDFVARVSTGESEIVALVGAGAFDGLFGGVRRSLQLRTLLRLYASREETCQDDHTPVLFPAEKPLRPSLRPAAPSTEDLREEFRRLGFMCDHHPLELWKEALGRIPRAMGRELPGLIGTKVRLAGWPVTRKEILTARGDAMEFVSFEDETAIYETVLFPDEYRAFSHVLNDLRPYVIEGTVESDRGAVSLTVMRVRPLPGAKVPGPTRREPWRWDTARHHSPPGSG